A DNA window from Bos javanicus breed banteng chromosome 10, ARS-OSU_banteng_1.0, whole genome shotgun sequence contains the following coding sequences:
- the LOC133255390 gene encoding olfactory receptor 4K14-like encodes MDAGNLSVVSEFVLLGLCHSWTMQVLLLLMFFMLYLIIVFGNIAIIILIITDPHLHSPMYFLLANLSFVDMWLCSVTTPKMITDFVRENKTISFGGCMCQILFVHFFGGGEMVLLVVMAYDRYVAICKPLHYSTIMNLQKCIGLVLTSWTTGFVHAMSQMAVIVQLPFCGPREIDSFFCDIPLVIKLACIDSYNLGILMNADSGVPAMTCFIVLLISYSYILLTIRQSSKAGTSRALSTCTAHITVVVLFFGPCIFIYVWPLSITWVDKFLAVFYSVITPLLNPAIYTLRNKEIKTAIKRFRSYYIHHKGNI; translated from the coding sequence ATGGATGCAGGAAATCTGTCTGTAGTGTCAGAATTTGTGCTTCTGGGACTTTGTCACTCATGGACTATGCAGGTCTTACTCTTACTGATGTTTTTTATGCTTTACCTGATCATTGTATTTGGAAACATTGCCATCATAATCTTAATCATCACTGACCCCCATCTGCattcccccatgtacttcttATTGGCCAACCTGTCCTTTGTTGATATGTGGCTTTGCTCAGTGACCACTCCTAAGATGATAACAGACTTTGTCAGAGAGAACAAGACTATTTCCTTTGGAGGCTGCATGTGCCAGATTCTCTTTGTGCATTTTTTTGGAGGGGGTGAGATGGTGCTATTGGTGgtaatggcctatgaccgctatgtggccatctgcaagccactCCACTATTCAACCATAATGAACCTGCAAAAGTGCATTGGGCTTGTGCTGACTTCCTGGACCACTGGCTTTGTGCATGCCATGAGTCAAATGGCTGTGATTGTGCAATTGCCTTTCTGTGGCCCCAGGGAAATCGACAGCTTTTTCTGTGATATACCACTGGTAATCAAGCTTGCTTGCATAGATTCCTATAACTTGGGAATATTAATGAATGCTGATAGTGGGGTTCCAGCCATGACCTGCTTTATAGTTTTGTTGATATCCTACTCATATATTCTTCTTACTATTCGCCAAAGCTCTAAAGCTGGTACATCTAGGGCACTCTCTACCTGCACTGCCCACATCACAGTGGTGGTGCTCTTCTTTGGGCCCTGCATCTTCATCTATGTGTGGCCACTCAGCATCACCTGGGTGGACAAATTTCTTGCTGTGTTTTACTCTGTTATTAcacctcttctaaatccagccaTTTATACCCTgagaaataaagagataaaaactGCTATAAAGAGATTCAGAAGCTACTACATACATCACAAGGGAAATATTTAA